ATTGATCCCCACTGGCCAGGACTCAGCAGGAGTCTATTATCTGGGAGATTACGTTTAAAGCCCTTCATTTTGTACACATGGCTTTTTGAATGGCCCAGGCACAAAAGGCCTGATTGAGTTTCCATTGGCCATCTGAGCTGGACAGTAGCTCCCACACTTCTCCACCCTGACGTGGATAGAGACTGTGCATCATCCTGAACAAATGACATGTCATTTACCCTCTAACCTATcccctgctctctttctctttcatctcTACTTTCCTCTTGATGGTatactgatttgatttgattttactgTATATAGTTGATATATTGTGATAATCAACAGGCAGTGTTGTCAGGCAACAGTATAATAACCATATCCATGCCATTATCTTCTTGTTGTCATGTATGTACTGAATCATTTTAACCCCATCCCCCCCCAACACTAATGACTGCAACATATCTTAGATCCCAATTCCCATACCTAGCAACAGTGCCATGATTACCAGCCACATCAGCATACATCTTCATATAATATTATATTAAAGCACACAGATGGCTGtccacagagaaagagaaagagaaagagaaagagaaagagagccgTTCCTCCCCTCTAGCTCCCTCCATCAGGATAAACATCCTGGGTCAAAGGAacatcctcttccctctctctctgtgagccaTTCCTGCTTCAGGACCAATCTGCTCCCACGGGGCAACCCgagaccagtggtggaaaaagtacccaattgtcatacttgtgtaaaagtaaagataccttaatagaaaataactcaaATAAAAGCGAAAGTCAGcaggtaaaatactacttgaataaaagtctaaaagtatttggttttaaatatacttaagtatcaaaagtaaatgtaattactaaaatgtacttaagtatcaaaagtaaaagtacaagtatacatcatttcaaattccttatattaagcaaactagacGGCACAATATTTAAAAATTTTTTAAGGAGAGCGAGGggtacgctccaacactcagacataatttacaaacaaagcatttatgtttagtgaATCTGCCAGATCAGGTAGTAgggaagaccagggatgttttcttcataagtgcgtgaattggaccattttcctgtcctgctaagcattcaaaatgtaacaagttatTTTGGTTGCAGGGAAACTGTAGGAAtgtaaagtaaagtaaagtaaatagtaaagtaaagtacagatacaaaaaaagacttaagtagtactttaaagtattttaacttaagtactttacaccaccaccacctcccatcaCCCAACCAGCACCCCAAATCATCCCTTCACATCACTGGGTGTCATTACTATATACAACAGCAGAACCATGGTAGCTAGAGGAACAGGCTAGCTAAGAAAATCCCATCAGCCTTAAGCAATTTATTtatcattttttccccccatcaggtctggccaactccagtcctcaggggcctgattggtgtcacactttttctccatccctagcaaacacagctgattaatcaaataacaatctaaactgaagatcatgattagttgattattggagtcaggtgtgttagctggggcaaaactgtgacacgaatcaggcccccgaggactggagttgcccaaccctgcttctttctttctttctttctttctttctttctttctttctttctttctttctttctttctttctttctttctttctttctttctttctttctttctttctttctttctttctttctttctttctttctttctttctttctttctttctttctttctttctttctttctttctttctttcttcagcAGTCCAGAGGCCaatattatgttttttttatttatttattttatttcacctttatttaaccaggtaggcaagttgagaacaagttcttatttacaattgcgacctggccaagataaagcaaagcagttcgacacatacaacaacacagagttacacatggagtaaaacaaacatacagtcaataatacagtagaaaaataagtctatatacaatgtgagcaaatgaggtgagataagggaggtaaaggcaaaaaaggccatggtggcaaagtaaatacaatatagcaagtaaaacactggaatggtagatttggaatggaagaaagtgcaaagtagaaatagaaataatggggtgcaaaggagcaaaataaataaataaatacagtggcGGAAGacgtagttgtttgggctaaattatagatcggctatgtacaggtgcagtgatctgtgagctgctctgacagctggtgcttaaagctagtgagggagataccgtaatttccggactattaagcgcacctgaatataagccgcacccactgaatttaaaaaaataaaaatatttcgaacataaataagccgcacatgtctataagccgcaggtgcctaccggtacattgaaacaaatgaactttgcacaggctttaacgaaacacggcttgcaacaaaaaatacaaaattagcagtaagctttagttgtctttttcactgagtcaattcctcacgctgctgtttccaacgtcttatcatcgactcattaagaccaagctcccgtgcagcagctctatttccttttccaacagccagatcaatcgccttcaacttgaaaactgcatcatatgcatttctccgtgtctttgccatgatgagggtgacaaaatgactaccgtaatcagaatgatgggaagtttgagagcgctcgatttaatctaagcAGTAAACAAataagttgtttgaccttaacccgttcggcaatttcattggtctaatgaaagcttcatgctgccaaaaaactgagcacgtcacagaatgtgtttttttgtagaAAAAAcatttaagccgcgaggttcaaagctgggaaaaaagttgcggcttatagtccggaatttacggtaagtgtttctagtttcagagatttttgtagttcgttccagtcattggcagcagagaactggaaggagagacggtcaaaggaggaattggctttgggggtgaccagagagatatacctgctggagcgcatgctacaggtgggtgctgctatggtgatcagtgagctgagataaggggggagtttacctagcagggtcttgtagatgacctggagccagtgggtttggcgatgagtatgaagcgagggccagccaacgagagcgtaacaggtcgcagtggtgggtagtatatggggctttggtgacaaaacggatggcactgtgatagactgcatccagtttattgagtagggtattggaggctattttgtaaatgacatcgccgaagtcgaagatcggtaggatggtcagttttacgagggtatgtttggcagcatgagtgaaggatgctttttgcgaaataggaagccaattctagacttaactttggattggagatgtttgatgtgagtctggagggagagtttacagtctaaccagacacctaggtatttgtagttgtccacatattctaagtcagaaccgtccagtgtagtgatgctggacaagcAGGCAGGTGAAGGCAAcggtcggttgaagagcatgcatttagttttacttgtatttaagagcagttggaggccacagaaggagagttgtatggcattgaagctcgtctggagggttgttaacgcagtgtccaaagaagggccagaagtatacagaatggtgtcaatGTTGGTCAATTCTCATCCTAGGCTGGAGCGGGGTAATTGATTCCCCCTACAAGGTTATATTCCCTGGATGATATTGATCAATTAATTATGATGGATTTCCAATGGTGATCCTTCTTGTGTAGGTACGTTTAAGGCctctattcaatcagatctgCTGTAGCTAACATCTGCCTAGGGTTGTTTTGATGGTGTCAGAAGGGGAACTGCTTTAGACCTGTTAAATCCACAAGTGGCTCCCGGCATTAcacctaaagcggacattgccattggctgcatggagtcgcattaacagaaatcccatgcagccctgtttacaagttggaacactggaatgtgatatgtaatctacacctcgattaggctgatagaaaccCTCATCATTTAGTTGATTGATTTTTCAATTTGAGCGTAATCATGTCTCTATAGCCTACATTTTCTCTTTCTGCATTTCTAACAGGAGTGGGGAGGGTGTGGCTTCGTGACCATGAtcgcaagagcagctgctcaccatTTGACGACTCCAATGCAGTTCCACCTCCTACACTGCCAAAACATCCGCTATGCGGGTGTCTGCTATCCTCGTTTAATggttgatctgattgaatctaggcctaaaGCTGAGATCCGCGTTAGGAGAAACAGCGCCACTGGCCGCCCCCGGCACTtcagttatgttttttttttttttttgaagcgGTGGAGAGGTGCTCCAGCATCAAAGTAAAACAACTGTGTAGGAAACactctgctgttctatcgcaCGTGCAATGATGTCCGTCTGTACGTAGTTTGAAGTAAAGTCTTAGctgttgtaatatcgcaaacgAACGTGGCAGTTTCACTGCTACGGATTCCAACTTTAATGCCCAAGAGACGGATGAAATGACCTCTGCCGGGCCTTGACAAGGTCAATAAAATCAGTGGATGTGTTAGAAAAATACACAATATAAAAATGATTGGAAAAAAAACAACATCGGCTTCCCATAAGAGGGTGACATTTTTCTTAGTTTTCCACTTTTTCTCTACAGCACATGGTCGTGACATGTGACCTGAGATTTGAAAACACTATTGTGGTGATGAAgttgtgatttaaaaaaataaacattgccATTGTCTTGGTAACTAGATTCTCTGTGAGCTAATGTGAACCATTGTCACTGTATTGACACTTTACTGGCCTCAAACACAACAAAAAGACCATTGTGAATTTGTGACAAATCAGATAGTTCAGGATTTTTCCATTTTTAGATTCTAAAGAATCATCCAGCATCttctaatcaatcaatcaatcaatcaatcaatcaatcaatcaatcaatcaatcaatcaatcaaatgtattttataaagccctttttacatcagcagttgtcacaaagtgcttatacagataccaagcctaaaacaccaaagagcaagcaatgcagatgtaagagcacagtggctaggaaaaactccctagaaaggcaggaacctaggaagaaacctagagaggaaccaggctttgaggggtggccagtcctcatcTGGCTGTGCCAGATAGGaattcaagatgttcaaactttaatagatgaccagcagggtcaaataataataatcacagtggttatagagggtgcaacaggtcagcatctcaagaataaatgtcagttggattttcattcagaggtcgagacagcaggtgcggtagagagagagagagagaaagagagagtcgaaacagcacgtccggtgaacagggttccatagctgcaggcagaacagcagaaactggatctgCTGCAAGACcgggtgaactggggacagccagCAGTTGTCAGGACAGGTAGTGGGCTCAGGTccagagagatgagaaagaggagagaggagaggggagagaggagagagcgagagagaggagaattagagggagcatatctaagatcccacaggacaccagataggataggagaattacaccagataggacagactgaccctagccccccagcaCATAAACTATCGCAGCATAGACACTGGGGCCTGAGACAGGGGGGgccgggggacactgtggccccatccaaagtAATCCCTGGAAAGGGCCAACCATGATGAGTTGAGTATGCCATGCTAGTGTATGAGTTAAGTTTTATGATAGTGTGTGTCCCAtccagtgccccccccccccccctttgattATTGTCTGAACCGTTCAATAGAGGACACAAGGTGAATTGATTTGAGAGGTGTCTTATTCCTCAGAAAAGGAATTTGATGAAAGACAGAGGGAAGGCCTggtggcagaacagagcagagcaaagTGTGCCGAATGACATTGATTTTCAGTTGGGGGaagaagaaggggagagagaggaggcaatcTGTTGCTAAGCCTGGTCTCGTCCTTTATTAGACCTTGAGAGATAATAATAAGCCTGGTTGTCACGCCTCTCTTTCAGCTCCTGTAATTTCCGTGACTCACTGCATTTCTCCCCTTCGGCCTGTTTTCACAAAGGGCAGTTATCATTTACGATTAGGCCTGTGTACATATGAAGCTCAGGGACCCAGAGGCATTTCAGTAAGAGCCCAACCTCCATTTGGAGTCCCATTGTGGGAATTATTCTGAGGGCTATTGGTTGGAAGAATGAGGGCGCACAGGACGAAGCACCTGAACAAAGACAGCTGGAGAGGAGATGTCAACATTGACTGCACACACCCATCACtgctggaccacacacacacacacacacacacacacacacacacacacacacacacacacacacacacacacacgcacctatGGTCCTATACTATTTCTAGGGCATATGCAAATTAGGCAAGCACAAAACCCCATCACGCATTTGTCACTAATTGAAGACATGTCAATTATGAATGTAGGAACATACAGAGTAGTGCTACTGTTAAACCCTGTGTGGTTGTGGTTTATAAAACTGCTCTGGCTGTAAGTGGCAGGACACATATGGGAGACAAGAggggggggagatggagagaggagggaaggagaattCTCCGTTCTCTGTTATTGCAACATGCTTGACAGGCATTATCTCTCGCCAAACAGAGTGCCATATTAAAGCTGGCTGGTGAACTCTGTCTAGTAGTGCATATGAAAACTGTATGATCTataccctgctgtgttcactgctGGAGATTAAATATGGAGGAGACTGGTTTAAATCAATGCAGAGTAACTTCTTACATTGacacacatttgtgtgtgtgtgtgtgtgtgtgtgtgtgtgtgtgtgtgtgtgtgtgtgtgtgtgtgtcagtgtgtcagtgtgaagTAGAGGACACGCCTGTCAAATCTTGAGTGAATGGAAGCCCACCACATCACCACACCCACAGGGCAGTAATCAGGTTGCTGGCTGATTGTCCTGGTAATACTCTGTGGAGATCACAACACTGATACATTCCACCACCGACACATGGTGTTTGCAATCTCAAGGagaagtatacacacacacacacacacacacacacacacacacacacacacacacacacacacacacacacacacacacacacacacacacacacacactcagtcctttACTATTTCTAAGGCATATGCAAATTAGGAAAGCACAAAACCCCATCACGCATTTGTCACTAATTGAAGACATGTCAATTATGAATGTAGGAACATACAGAGCAGTGCCACTGTTAATCCCTGTGTGGTTGTGGTTTATAAAGCTGCTCTGGCTGTAAGTGGCAGGACTCATATGGGAGACGGGGGGGGATGGAGAATTCTTCATTCTCTGTTATCGCATTATGACAGGCATTATCTCTCGCCAAACAACATGTCACACTGCAGTTATTGAAAAGCAAATTAGAATAGTAATAGAAGAGGTCGCAAACATCAGCTGATTTTTCATATTAAAGCTGGCTGGTGAACTCTGTCTAGTAGTGCAATATGAAAACTGAACGAGCTATACCCTAATGTGTTCACTGCTGGAGATGAAATATGGAGGAGACTGGTTTAAATCAATGCAGAGTAACTTCTTACATTGACacaaatgtctgtgtgtgtgtgtgtgtgtgtgtgtgtgtgtgtgtgtgtgtgtgtgtgtgtgtgtgtgtgtgtgtgtgtgtgtgtgtgtgtgtgtgtgtgtgtgtgtgtcagtgtgaagtAGAGGACACGCCTGTCAAATCTTGAGTGAATGGAAGCCCACCACATCACCACACCCACAGGGCAGTAATCAGGTTGCTGGCTGATTGTCCTGGTAATACTCTGTGGAGATCACAACACTGATACATTCCACCACCGACACATGGTGTTTGCAATCTCAAGgagaagtacacacacacacacacacacacacacacacacacacacacacacacacacacacaaagacctgGATTGCAATGAGATGTTTTTCCATTTCCCAGCACATTTAAACCAATACATTTCCTCAGTCACACACTCattttaaaatgtaattgtaaGCCTGTGACCTCACTGTTGATATTTTACATCAGGATATAATGTAACACAGATGACTCCTGAGGTCTCATCCCTTGTATCGAGGACAGATTGCCATGCACTGCTTTGTGGAAGCAGTATATGGATATCCATTATATATTGTATACTGTGAATTAGTTAGTAGGGATGCTTTAAATTCCTATTTTCCATCTCCAGGAGCGATGGTTAAGTTATGCATAATGAATAATTCAAGACCTCCGTCTGAAATTACAGTAGATTGTGATGATAATTGAATGAAAGTGCAGGACCTTCTCTGTGATTGTAACTGATGTGAGAGGTGGGACCATTCTTTTTTAAAGCACATCTTGCCATGTTCATCTTCTCATTATTCACATTTTCCATAGGAATCTgctccactcactctctcttgcacacatgctcacacacacatacatacatgtgaTGTGCGCACGTGTGCACGTCGCACACTCACACGcacggacgcacgcacacacgcacaaacaaacaAAGATGTACAGATATCCAGTGCTCGGCtgctttctgtgtgtctgtggcgaATCAGAGGGGAAATAAATAACAGCTTGTTTGGAGTGAGGATCCAGGCTTCTCATTACCAACACAGTCCCCGTGACCTCACCACCCCAGCACGCTACAGTCCCCGTGACCTCACCACCCCAGCACGCTGCAGTCCCCGTGACCTCACCACCCCAGCACGCTGCAGTCCCCGTGACCTCACCACCCCAGCACGCTGCAGTCCCCGTGACCTCACCACCCCAGCACACTACAGTCCCCGTGACCTCACCACCCCAGCACGCTACAGTCCCCGTGACCTCACCACCCCAGCACGCTGCAGTCCCCGTGACCTCACCACCCCAGCACGCTACAGTCCCCGTGACCTCACCACCCCAGCACGCTGCAGTCCCCGTGACCTCACCACCCCAGCACGCTACAGTCCCCGTGACCTCACCACCCCAGCACGCTGCAGTCCCCGTGACCTCACCACCCCAGCACGCTACAGTCCCCGTGACCTCACCACCCCAGCACGCTGCAGTCCCCGTGACCTCACCACCCCAGCACGCTGCAGTCCCCGTGACCTCACCACCCCAGCACACTACAGTCCCCGTGACCTCACCACCCCAGCACCCTACAGTCCCCGTCACCACACTACAGTCCCCGTGACCTCACCACCCCAGCACACTACAGTCCCCGTCACCACACTACAGTCCCCGTGACCTCACCACCCCAGCACGCTGCAGTCCCCGTGACCTCACCACCCCAGCACGCTGCAGTCCCCGTGACCTCACCACCCCAGCACACTACAGTCCCCGTCACCACACTACAGTCCCCGTGACCTCACCACCCCAGCACGCTACAGTCCCCGTGACCTCACCACCCCAGCACGCTAATGCTGAGAGACacaacaggagggagggaggacagaggagagagggagtggaaagGGAGGGATGGCCTGTACTAGGCAACCATCCCCTGCTTCTTATTACAGTGGCACCTTGGCCAAATCACTTACAAAAATCAGTCAGacaccaggcaggcaggctgagCCATCAGCCAGCTGTGGCTGTTGGAAGAGAGCAGGTGATGTGATGAGGCCAGGCCAGAGAGATAGCTGAATGGTTCCTCTCAGGAGTGTCCCCAGCTATTGATTGGTGCATAGGCTGGCTGAGCACAAGTCTCAAATGATCTCCACCAAGCCCTGTGAGTGTCTGTTAACCAATACCAGTTGCAGCCAGCCAAGTGAAGAAGCAGAACCACAGACAACTGTGGTGACAAAGACGTGTATTAGGGTGTCCTGCGGCTCAGAACAGAGTGTATATTTTCCACAAGTTCTGGGTTAGGAAGCTGTACGGTGTAACATTTGGATACCTAATTTCTTGAGAACAGGAGACTGATCCTCCTGTTTGTTTGTATGATGAAGGGGGGGTCAGTGCATACTgtacatgtgggtgtgtgtgtccaacAGAAGCCATTGTCCAGGCTCcctggccagtgattgactgcGCCGCTGAGTATAGCTGACAGTCCTCCAGCGTTGCCCTGAGCCCTGTGCATCGATAAACAAGCCTAGCTAGGCTAGTACTACTCTAATCAGGCCTCCCGTAGCAGCACACCACACTCTGAATCACAGCACAGGGACAGACCTACAGAGAACAAAGACTACCGGACCACTGGGGAGCTTTGTGTGGGTTCCTTaggtgtgtgagtggctgtgttgCTACCTTTGCATGGAGCAGATTTGTAGCGGAAGCATAGGGGAAGGATGTTCAGCAGAGAATTAAACAGAGAATCAACTCTGCATGACTgactcaagagagagagagagatttatgaAAAGAGTTAGTCAAAGCCTGTGTTATGCCGATCAATATTTTGCAATCATGCAAGACAGTAAGAGATCCTCTCTCTAGGAGTGTGAACAATGTAAAGCTGAGGAAAGGTCTGTATTACAGTAACTCAAGTTTTGGGGAAAGGGGAAGCGAGTGATAATCATCCTGCCTGCTAGTGATGAGTCCTGAGTACGGCGTCTGCTAGTGATGAGTCCTGAGTACGGTGTCTGCTAGTGATGAGTCCTGAGTACGGTGTCTGCTAGTGATGAGTCCTGAGTACGGTGTCTGCTAGTGATGAGTCCTGAGTACGGTGTCTGACCGTCCAGCAGATGGCAGTGTCTTTCTTCCCTGTCTGTCCAATGAGCAGCTCTCGCTGGTAGGAACCCTTGGACATTCATCAACAACATCACCATGCAAGCTGGAGATTATCAGTACAGGCTAAACCATCTAAAGAGACATTCTATtaatctcttctcctctgctGATCTAATAATGGGGGCAAGTTAGGAGGTTTATTACCAATATGTACAGTAGCAGGAGATGAATAGTACTAGTCAGAGAAAGGTTGTTATAAAAGCAATCCACCACTCAGCTACATAAGTGCTGACCCTGAGTGCCCTTCCTGTCCTTCCCCCTGTCCCCAGGTAAGTTAGTCAGCCCCATGTGCAGGGCCAGCaccaggcataagcgacataagctGTCGCTTTGGGCCCCAGGCCGCTAGGGGGCCCCGAcccagtcggggtctcaacttactgttgagagttagaatagtagaatacacaaggtgcaatttcgaaattcggttgtgcatcagcaatttgtctcttgtcatgtcagtcactaACAGTCATTATGTTAGcaatgtcagctaacaatttttataTTGGTAAAtttgtctagccagctatctaaacttgtagtaatcatggccgaataccgaCCAACACGCAGGGCAAATGCCCAGGGTTCCTGACCTTCAGGGGgcacccattgattttgttagtcactctcactcagacaaCATTAACATGGTAAAAGTCatgtaaaatgtgtagaattgcaggaaattagctttaaaactgaaaaATAATTAACTTTGCCCCATGGAAAAATTGCTAaagtttctctctgccccatggcaacgTGTGCAACTACAGAAAATATACTTTAAAAGGAAAAGTAAATGATCCGCCATCAAGAGGGGTCCTCTAAAAGGTTTTGCTGTGAGGAGTGGTGTAGTGCTATTTTTGTAGGTGCAGGAGCGAGAAAAATATAAGTAAATGAAGTTATCATTTCTCATAGTTTGTACCGACAGATGTAGCCTATTGAACTTGACTATAGAATATGCATAAAATGCATCCTCCAAATCTCCAAGGGCCCCCTGTGCTTAATTACAGGGATTCAATTAGCGCTACCTTCTCTTAACTAATAAGATCCCTATGTTATGTTCCCTGGTATTTTGCCCTTTGACCACCTGGTCATGGTCACCATACTGGAAACTCAGGCTGGAGAGGGAGATGGTCacgccaaatcaaatcaaattgtatttgtaaccaacaatgcagttttaacaaAACACCTAAAAAGttagagataagaataacaaatgattaaagagcagcattaaataacaatagcggggctatttacagggggtaccggtacggagtcaatgtgcaggggcaccggtgttgaggtaatcgaggtaatgtgtacatgaaggtagagtaATTAAAGTGGgggggggtagccatttgattagctgttcaggagtcttatggattgggggtagaagctatttaggagcctcttggacctagacttggcactctgggacCACTTTccttgtggtagcagagagaacagtcaatgactagggtggctggagtctttgacaatttttagggccttcctctgacaccacctggaatagaggtcctggatgtattgggctgtacgcaataccctctgtagtgccttgcggttggaggccgagcagttgccataccaggcagtgatgcaacctgtcaggatgctctcgatggtgcagctgtaaaagcttttgaggatctgagaacccatgccaagtctcctgagggggaatatattttgtcgtgccctcttcacaactgtcttggtgtgcttggaccatgatagtttgttggtgatgtggacgtcaaggaacttgaagctctcaacctgctaccactgttgtgtcatcagcaaacttaatgatggtagtggagtcgtgcatggctgtgcagtcatgagtgaacagggagtacaggaagggactgagcgcacacccctgagggacccccgtgttgaggatcagtgtggcggatgtgttgttacctactcttaccacctgggggcggcccgtcaggaagtccaggatccagttgcacagggaggagtttagtcccagggtccttagcttagcgatgagctttgagggcactatggtgttgaacgctgagctgtagtcaatgaaaaacattctcacataggtgttccttttgtccaggtgtgaaagggcagtgtggagtgcaatagagattgcatcatctgtggatctgttggtgcggtatgcaaattggagtgtgtctacggtttctaggataatggtgttgatgtgagccatgaccagcgtttcaaagcacttcatggctactgacgtgagtgctacgggttggtagtcatttaggcaggttactttagtgttcttgggcacagggactatggtggtctgcttgaaacatgttggtattacagactcagacagggagaagttgaaaatgtcagtgaagacacttgccagttggtaagCGCATACTCGGagtacaagtcctggtaatccgtctggccctgcagccttgtgaatgttgacctgtttaaaggtcttactcacatcggctgcggagagcgtgattacacagttgtccggaacagctgatgctctcatgcatgtttcagtgttacttgcctcgaagcaagcatagaagtaatttagcggtgcttccctttgtagtgggtaatagtttgcaggccctgccacatccgacgagcgtcgaagccggtgtagtatgattcaatcttagtcctgtattgacgttttgcctgtttgatggtttgtcggagggcatagagtcccgctccttgaaagcggcagcgcgACCCTTTtcctcagtgcgaatgttgcctgtaattcatggcttctggttggggtacgtatgtacagtcactgtggggacgacgtcctcgatgcacttattgataaagccagtgactgatgtggtgtagtcCTCAATtctatcggaagaatcccggaacatattccagtctgtgctagcaa
This genomic stretch from Salmo salar chromosome ssa26, Ssal_v3.1, whole genome shotgun sequence harbors:
- the LOC123730835 gene encoding DBF4-type zinc finger-containing protein 2 homolog, yielding MADWEGWNPAGGPTRDPTGPVLSLHIRWWTPVCNKSSGLCLGSPWTLGPHDHSLFFLCSTRGIVGERHLHGERPRVPGSPNCPNAASRYSPRDLTTPARCSPRDLTTPARCSPRDLTTPARCSPRDLTTPAHYSPRDLTTPARYSPRDLTTPARCSPRDLTTPARYSPRDLTTPARCSPRDLTTPARYSPRDLTTPARCSPRDLTTPARYSPRDLTTPARCSPRDLTTPARCSPRDLTTPAHYSPRDLTTPAPYSPRHHTTVPVTSPPQHTTVPVTTLQSP